In the Gossypium arboreum isolate Shixiya-1 chromosome 10, ASM2569848v2, whole genome shotgun sequence genome, one interval contains:
- the LOC108488519 gene encoding protein RALF-like 33, with protein sequence MGSSRFSFSFLAICAILAIHVAASASSPMLDFGGNHFLSIKSECSGSIAECLMLSGEYSSDFDAEFAMDSEINRRILATRRYISYGALRRNTVPCSRRGASYYNCRPGAQANPYSRGCSRITRCRR encoded by the coding sequence ATGGGAAGCTCTAGATTCTCGTTCAGTTTCCTCGCGATTTGCGCAATCCTGGCCATCCACGTGGCGGCTTCCGCTTCGTCTCCCATGCTCGATTTCGGCGGCAACCATTTCCTCTCGATTAAATCGGAGTGCAGTGGATCCATCGCGGAATGCCTGATGCTAAGCGGGGAATATTCCTCGGACTTCGACGCTGAGTTCGCCATGGACTCCGAGATCAACAGGCGCATTTTAGCGACGAGGCGTTACATTAGCTACGGTGCGCTGAGGAGAAACACGGTGCCATGTTCGCGACGGGGTGCGTCGTATTATAACTGCCGGCCGGGAGCTCAAGCAAATCCTTACTCACGCGGGTGCAGTAGAATTACACGCTGTCGGcgttag
- the LOC108487812 gene encoding uncharacterized protein LOC108487812 encodes MWNPRLTQTNQAARLMLKLDPIDARFMSHKGGNQMGLAIMVRYRLGEPNLKMMKRVRESGMAMAMLHWVWFIKKKAFVFFPFYKNALGQSILIAVIRATNFIVFTLHFSFFLPHRLCHSGKQLAISLHPLCQPSKSFLVIEIYENVFILSYILQNGDDSVDWKLENETMAAFVQTLLQQIQQRFQTMSDSIIMKIDEMGCRIDELEQTINDLKAEMDADKPPSPSVPSLPKDDSKSPKEP; translated from the exons ATGTGGAACCCACGGTTGACCCAAACGAACCAAGCGGCGAGGCTCATGCTGAAACTTGACCCGATAGATGCCAGGTTTATGAGCCATAAAGGAGGGAACCAAATGGGTTTGGCCATTATGGTTCGATACCGTTTGGGTGAACCAAACTTAAAGATGATGAAAAGGGTGAGAGAGAGCGGAATGGCAATGGCTATG TTACATTGGGTTtggtttataaaaaaaaaagcgtTTGTTTTTTTCCCGTTTTACAAAAATGCCCTTGGACAATCAATTCTCATTGCTGTAATCCGCGCTACTAATTTCATCGTCTTCACGCTTCACTTCTCGTTCTTTCTCCCTCACAGACTCTGTCACTCAGGCAAACAGCTAGCCATTTCTCTTCATCCCCTCTGCCAACCGTCAAAAAGTTTCTTGGTCATTGAAATATACGAAAATG tttttattttatcttatattctGCAGAATGGGGATGATTCTGTAGATTGGAAACTGGAGAATGAAACAATGGCAGCTTTT GTCCAGACTCTACTTCAACAGATC CAACAAAGGTTCCAAACAATGTCTGACTCCATCATTATGAAGA TTGATGAGATGGGCTGCAGGATAGATGAGCTAGAACAAACCATCAATGATCTCAAAGCAGAGATGGATGCAGATAAGCCTCCTTCTCCTTCGGTTCCTTCCTTGCCAAAGGACGATTCCAAGTCGCCCAAAGAACCATAA